The genomic region TTCGGAGATCGCCCCTTGTACGGTCGCGGCTCCGTGCGGCACCATCGCGGGGTGAGCGTACAAGCCATTTCACCAGCGAGCGGGCCGATCGATGTCGAGATGCGGGTGCCCGGTTCCAAGAGCCTGACCAACCGCGCCATGTGCATGGCGGCGCTGGCCACCGGCACGTCGACCCTGCACAACGCCCTGTTCAGCGACGACACGCGCTACTTCGGCGCCGCGCTGCGGGCGCTCGGCATCGAGGTGCGGGAGGACGCCGAAGCCGCGACCATCAGCGTCGACGGCCAAGGCGGCGCCATCCCGGCGCGGGAGGCGGACCTGTTCGTGGGCAACGCCGGCACGGCGGCGCGCTTTCTGACCGCCCTCTTGGCGCTCGGCGAGGGCTGCTACACGGTCGACGGGGTGCCGCGCATGCGCGAGCGGCCGATCGACGAACTGCTCGCCGCGCTGACCGCCCAGGGCGCGCGCATCACCTCGGACTCGCAGCCGCCGCGCATGCCGTTCACCCTGTGCGGCGCCGGGCTCGCCGGGGGCAACCTGCAGATCTCCGGCATGCGCAGCAGCCAGCCGATTTCGGCCCTGCTGATGGTGGCGCCGCTGGCACGCGCCGCCACCACCGTGCACATCACCGGAGCGCTGGTGTCGAAGCCGTTCGTGGGTATGACCACGCGGCTCATGGGCCAGTTCGGCGTGACCGCGGCCGGCGGCAGCACGAGCCTGTACATCGCCGCCGGGCAGCGCTACCACCCCGTGAACATGATGATCGAGCCGGACGCCACCAACGCCTCCTACTTCTTCGCGGCCGCCGCGGTGACCGGCGGCCAGGTGCGCGTGACCGGCCTGACGCGCGACTCGCTGCAGGGCGACTTGGCGTTCCTGGAAGTGCTGCACCGG from Spirochaetaceae bacterium harbors:
- the aroA gene encoding 3-phosphoshikimate 1-carboxyvinyltransferase, which gives rise to MSVQAISPASGPIDVEMRVPGSKSLTNRAMCMAALATGTSTLHNALFSDDTRYFGAALRALGIEVREDAEAATISVDGQGGAIPAREADLFVGNAGTAARFLTALLALGEGCYTVDGVPRMRERPIDELLAALTAQGARITSDSQPPRMPFTLCGAGLAGGNLQISGMRSSQPISALLMVAPLARAATTVHITGALVSKPFVGMTTRLMGQFGVTAAGGSTSLYIAAGQRYHPVNMMIEPDATNASYFFAAAAVTGGQVRVTGLTRDSLQGDLAFLEVLHRMRCKVRWRGDEVTVRGPAQLAGVDVNLAPISDTAPTLAAIAPFAKAPVTIRGIAHTRLQETDRVAALATELRRLGVPVEERDDGLRIEPATPRGATVETYEDHRMAMAFAVTGLRTPGISIADPGCTAKTFPDYFTRFAQLEG